In Deinococcus irradiatisoli, the genomic stretch CAGGTGCAGGGTGCTGCCAGCGGCGGGTTCCTGGGCAATCACCGCGCCCAGCGCCGCGTTGCGGTCGTCACCCTCCACGTACTGCACCCGGTAGCCGATGCCGGTGAGTTTGCCGGCCGCCGCCTTGACGTCCTGCCCGAGCACCGCCGGCACGTCGGCCAGCGCCGGGTTGAGGTAGATCTGCCCGGCCTGCGCGCCGAAGTAGGCCGCGCCCACCAGGCAGGCGATGCCCGGCACCCACGACCAGACGCTGCCCCGGGGCCGCTGGCGGCGCACCTTGCCCTGGCTGATCGGCGTCAGGGCCGCCGCGCTGAGCGACTCGGCTTCCTGCGGCGTGCGGGTACTGGGCGAGAGAAAAGCGATCTGCGGCTCGTCGCCGTCCATTACGATGTCGGCGTCCATCAGCGCAAAACCGTGCGCGGCGAGCCGGGCGGCCAGGTCGCGCAGGTTGCTCAGCGCCGTTTCGTTCTTGATCGGCTGGGCCTGGAACGCGGCGAGCGCCAGCCCCGGCACGTCGCGCCACACCGCGTAGTACGCGCCGGGGCGGGCCACCACGTCGGCCAGCCCCTCCGGAGCCAGCGCCTTGAGCGCGGCGCGGTAGCGGTGAAAGGCGTTGCGCTCGTCGGGCGTGGCGACCTGAAACCACGATAGCCGCAGCAGTTCACCGGCCTCGGCACCGGCCAGCGGGTCGGCCCGCACCTGATAGATGGTCTGCCCACCGCTCTGAGAACGCTCCTCCAATACCTCGTACTTCCCGTCTATCCGCGCCATCTGGCAGCGAGTATAAACCGGGCCGGGCGCACAGAGCGCTCATGAATCCGTACCGAGCACCTCCACGCCGCTGCGGTCGAGCGCCGCGAGCGCCTGGGCCACCGTCTCGCCGCCGAGCGGGTGGACGTAGTCGGGCGCCACCTCGGCCAGCGGAGCCAGCACGAAAGCGCGTTCCCAGGCGCGGGGATGCGGCAGGGTCAGGCGGGGCGTTCGCAGCACGAGGTCGCCGTAAGCGATCAGGTCGAGGTCGAGCAACCGCGCTCCCCAGCGCTCGCGCCGCACCCGGCCGTAACGGGTTTCGAGGGCCAGCAGCGCTTCGAGCAGCGCTTCGGGCGGCAGGGCCGTGCGGAGCTTGACGGCGGCGTTGAGGTACGGCGGCTGGCCCGGCGGCCCGCCGACCGGGGCGGTGCGGTACAAGCGCGACTGGGCCAGCACCTCGCCCAGCCCGCCGAGTTCGGTGACGGCCCAGCGCAGCGCCGAGGCCGGGTCGCCCAGGTTGGCGCCCAGGGCGATCAGGGCCATTTCGGGCGCTCCGGCGTTCATCGGCGGGTCAGGTGCAGCTCGGCGAATACGTCCTCAAAGACGCCCGGCAGCGGCGCGTGGGGTTTATGCACGCGCACCGTCACGGCGCTCAGCCGGGGCTGCTCGGCCAGCACGGCGCGGGCCAGGCGCCCGGCCAGCGCTTCGAGCAGTTGCCAGCGCTCCCCGGTGACGATGCCGGAAATCAAATCGTAGACGGCGGCGTAGTTGACCGCCTGCGGCAGTTCGTCGGCGATGTCGGCAAACTCGTAGTACAGTTCGGCGTCGACGACAAAGCGCGCCCCGAACACCGATTCTTCCTGGTACACCCCGTGCCGACCGTGAAACGCCAGTCCGCTGAGAACCACCCTGCCTGTGCCCGCGCTCGCCATACCGGACCCGATTATGCGCTCTCCAGGGCGGCCTGTACCCGCAGGCCCTGCACGTGGGAACGCACGTCGTGGACCCGCACCAGCGCCGCGCCGCAGCGGGCGGCGTGCAGGTGCAGCGCCAGGCTGGCCGCGTCGCGGCTGTCGGCCGGACCCTGCGGATTACCGGAAAGGGCGCCGAGGAACTTCTTGCGGCTGGCCCCCACCAGCACCGGCCAGGGCAGGGCGCTCAGTTCCGGCAGGGCGCGCAGCAGCGCCAGATTGTGGTCGGGTGTCTTGCCGAAGCCGATGCCGGGGTCGAGCAGCACGCCCGGCACCCCAGCCGAGAGCGCCCGCCCGGCCTGGGCCGCCAGGAAGCCGAACACCTCCCCCATCACGTCGCCGTAGTGCGGAGCAAGCTGCATGGTGCGCGGCTCGCCCTGCATGTGCATGATGCAGGCGGGGGCGCCGCGCTCGGCACACATCGAGAGCATCTGCGGGTCGCGCAGGCCCGAGACGTCGTTGACGAGGTGCGCTCCGGCGTCCAGGGCGGCCCGGGCCACCTCCGGCTTCATGGTGTCGATGCTGATCAGCGCCGGGCTGCCGGCCAGTCCACGGATCACCGGCAGCACCCGGCCGAGTTCGGTGTCCACGTCCACCGCCTCGGCGCCGGGGCGGGTGCTCTCGCCGCCGATATCGAGAATTAGCGCGCCGTCGGCCAGCAGTTGCCGGGCGTGCATGAGCGCCGCTTCGGGGCCGCGCCCGCCGTCGGAAAACGAATCGGGGGTGACGTTCACGATGCCCATCACCGCGCAGCCCCTCCAGCCGACCTGCCAGCGCCCGCCCACCCGCCCGGCCCCCGGCACCGGAAAGCCGAAGTCCAGCGTGAAGTGCCGCACCGTGTCCTACTGCCCGAAGCCCACCGCCTGAGCGCTGTCCCAGCCGCCCAGGACGTGAACGTGGGTGTGAAAGACTTCCTGGCCGCCGCCTTTGCCCACGTTCACGATCAGGCGGTAATCGCTCAGGTGCTGGGCGGCCACCTTGATCGCCGTGAGCCACAGCCGGCCCATCTCGGCTTCGGCGGTGATCTCATCGAGACGTGAGCTGACTTTCTTGGGAATCACCAGCAGGTGAACCGGGGCCTTGGGCGCGATGTCCTTGATGGCGATGTAGTTTTCGTCTTCGTAGACGATCTGGGCCGGAATCTCGCGGGCGATGATGCGCTCGAACAGGGTGGGAGCGGGGGCATTGGTCATGTCTTCACTCTAAACGCCGCCGGGCCGGCTTTCACGCAGACTGGAAGCATGAAGCCTGTGCTCAGCACCCGTGCCAGCCACCGCTCCAGCCCACATCCCCGCACCAAGCGGCGCAGCGCGCCGGGCGCCCTGCTGCTCACCGCCGTCGCCCTGATTGCCTTCCGACGGGTGCTGGTGGCGCCCTATGCGCTCGCCGGAAAATCGGTGCTGATCTCCGGCGGCTCACGCGGGCTGGGGCTGGCGCTGGCCCGCGAGTTTTTGCGCTACGGCGCCCACCTGACGCTGCTGGCCCGCGACGAGGCCGAGTTGCGCCGCGCCGAAGCGGCCCTGAAGCTGAGCGCCTCGCAGGGGCAGGTGCAGATCGTGGCCGGCGACGTGACCCAGGCAGAAGACATCGAGCGGGCCATCGCGGCGGCGGTGCGCGCCTACGGTCACCTCGACGTGGTGGCGAACGTGGCCGGCGTGATTCAGGGCGGGCCGCTCGACAACATCACCGACGAGGACTTTCGCGCCAGCATGGAACTCAACGCCTTCGCTCCGCTGCGGCTCACCCGCGCGGCCCTGCCGTACCTGCGGGTGCGTGGCGGGCGGGTGCTGATCGTGGCCTCGCTGGGCGGCAAGGTCGCCGTGCCGCACCTGAGCAGCTACAGCGTCAGCAAGTTCGCGGCGGTGGGCCTGGGGCAGGCGCTGCACGCCGAACTCGCCCAGGACGGCATCGTCGTCACGACCGTCTGTCCGGGGCTGATGCGCACCGGCAGCCCCCGGCAGGCCACCATCAAGGGGCAGCACAAGCGCGAGTACGCCCTGTTCGCCACACTCGACAACCTGCCGGTGATCTCGCTCGACGCCGACAAGGCCGCCCGGCGCACCGTGCAGGCCCTGATTCGCGGCGAAGCGGAGGTGCTGATCGGCGGCCCGGCCAAGCTGCTGGGGGCGGTTCAGTCGCTGGCGCCGCAGCTCACCGCCGACATGCTGGGCCTGCTCAACCGCTTCCTGCCGGGGCCGTCGAGCAGCGACCGGGCGGTGCTCGGCAAGGACGCCGAGAGCCGCCTGACCCGCGCCAACCCGATCAAGCGCGCCGCCGAACAAGCGCTCAACGAACTCACGTCCTGAACGCTCAGCGGATGATCCGGGCCGGTTCGATCCCGGCCGCCCGCCGGGCTGGGAGCAGGGCGGCCAGCAGGGTGGTGCCGATGCCCAGGGCGTTCACCCACAGCAAATCGCCCAGGCGCACCTGCACCGGCAGCGAGGTGATGAAGTACAGATCGCCGGGAATCTGAAAGGGCCGCCAGGTGAAGTACAGGCTGATGCCCAGCCCCAGCAGGTTGCCTAGCAGCAGCCCGGCGGCGCCCAGTGCCAGGCCCTGCCACACGAAGGCCCAGATGATGTGTGGTCTGGAAGCGCCCATCGCGCGCAGAATGGCGATTTCCTGGGTCTTTTCGAACACGGTGAGGGTCAGGACGTTGGCGATGCCGAAGGCCGCCACGATCACGATCAGAAAGACCACGAAGGCGATGACCTGTTTTTGCAGCTTGAGCTGGTCGAGCAGGGAGCCGTAGAGGTTTTGCCACGGCAGGCTGCTGTACGGCAGCGTGCGGCTGAGCTGATCGCCCACCTGCGGGGCCAGATCGGGGTTCCTGAGGCGCACCTGGTAGCCGGTGATGTCCTGACGGCCCTGCAGGCCTTGCAGGGTGGCGAGCGGCACGAAAGCGTAGGCGCTGTCGATCAGGTAGTTGCCGCTGCGAAACACCCCCGCCACCTTGAAGGTGCTGCGCCGCTGGGTGCTGCCCACCAGCACCCGCAGTTCCTGGCCCTGGTAGGCGCCCAGGCTCTGCGCCAGCGCGCTGCCCAGCATCACCTCGTCCGGCTGGAGGTGCGAGAGCAGGTCGGTTTCGTCGGGCGGCAGGGCCAGCACCTGCCCGGCCTGGGAAGTCACGCCGAACAGGGTGGCGAAATCCAGCCCGGCGCTGCGCCCCTGCGAAGCGGGCCGGGTCAGCAGGCCCTTGTCGGCCAGAAACGGCATGAAGGCCGTGACCTCGGGGTTGCCCCTGAGGGCCTGGGCCATCTGCGGGTCCTGGCCGCCCGGCGAGAAGCGGGTCAGGCTCAGGTGGGGGCTGGCGCGCAGGGTGGCGTCGATCAGCGCGCCGGTAAAGCCGTTGGTGAGGCTCAGGGCCGCGATCAGCACCATCACGCCCACAGCGATGCCCAGCACGGTGCTGAGGTTCTGGGTGCGTCGCCGCCGCAGGTGGGCGCGGGCCAAAGTCAGGGGCAGCGAGGGAGCGGGCACGTCCGGGTGAGGATAGCAGAGAACTCGTTTGGAGC encodes the following:
- the folK gene encoding 2-amino-4-hydroxy-6-hydroxymethyldihydropteridine diphosphokinase, which gives rise to MALIALGANLGDPASALRWAVTELGGLGEVLAQSRLYRTAPVGGPPGQPPYLNAAVKLRTALPPEALLEALLALETRYGRVRRERWGARLLDLDLIAYGDLVLRTPRLTLPHPRAWERAFVLAPLAEVAPDYVHPLGGETVAQALAALDRSGVEVLGTDS
- the folP gene encoding dihydropteroate synthase produces the protein MRHFTLDFGFPVPGAGRVGGRWQVGWRGCAVMGIVNVTPDSFSDGGRGPEAALMHARQLLADGALILDIGGESTRPGAEAVDVDTELGRVLPVIRGLAGSPALISIDTMKPEVARAALDAGAHLVNDVSGLRDPQMLSMCAERGAPACIMHMQGEPRTMQLAPHYGDVMGEVFGFLAAQAGRALSAGVPGVLLDPGIGFGKTPDHNLALLRALPELSALPWPVLVGASRKKFLGALSGNPQGPADSRDAASLALHLHAARCGAALVRVHDVRSHVQGLRVQAALESA
- the folB gene encoding dihydroneopterin aldolase; translation: MASAGTGRVVLSGLAFHGRHGVYQEESVFGARFVVDAELYYEFADIADELPQAVNYAAVYDLISGIVTGERWQLLEALAGRLARAVLAEQPRLSAVTVRVHKPHAPLPGVFEDVFAELHLTRR
- a CDS encoding ABC transporter permease gives rise to the protein MPAPSLPLTLARAHLRRRRTQNLSTVLGIAVGVMVLIAALSLTNGFTGALIDATLRASPHLSLTRFSPGGQDPQMAQALRGNPEVTAFMPFLADKGLLTRPASQGRSAGLDFATLFGVTSQAGQVLALPPDETDLLSHLQPDEVMLGSALAQSLGAYQGQELRVLVGSTQRRSTFKVAGVFRSGNYLIDSAYAFVPLATLQGLQGRQDITGYQVRLRNPDLAPQVGDQLSRTLPYSSLPWQNLYGSLLDQLKLQKQVIAFVVFLIVIVAAFGIANVLTLTVFEKTQEIAILRAMGASRPHIIWAFVWQGLALGAAGLLLGNLLGLGISLYFTWRPFQIPGDLYFITSLPVQVRLGDLLWVNALGIGTTLLAALLPARRAAGIEPARIIR
- a CDS encoding histidine triad nucleotide-binding protein, with amino-acid sequence MTNAPAPTLFERIIAREIPAQIVYEDENYIAIKDIAPKAPVHLLVIPKKVSSRLDEITAEAEMGRLWLTAIKVAAQHLSDYRLIVNVGKGGGQEVFHTHVHVLGGWDSAQAVGFGQ
- a CDS encoding SDR family NAD(P)-dependent oxidoreductase, whose amino-acid sequence is MKPVLSTRASHRSSPHPRTKRRSAPGALLLTAVALIAFRRVLVAPYALAGKSVLISGGSRGLGLALAREFLRYGAHLTLLARDEAELRRAEAALKLSASQGQVQIVAGDVTQAEDIERAIAAAVRAYGHLDVVANVAGVIQGGPLDNITDEDFRASMELNAFAPLRLTRAALPYLRVRGGRVLIVASLGGKVAVPHLSSYSVSKFAAVGLGQALHAELAQDGIVVTTVCPGLMRTGSPRQATIKGQHKREYALFATLDNLPVISLDADKAARRTVQALIRGEAEVLIGGPAKLLGAVQSLAPQLTADMLGLLNRFLPGPSSSDRAVLGKDAESRLTRANPIKRAAEQALNELTS